Proteins from one Gilliamella sp. ESL0443 genomic window:
- a CDS encoding SDR family NAD(P)-dependent oxidoreductase yields the protein MEMEMDIETKTEIINTEKRYTAITGASSGIGYATAIAFAKRNKDLIIIARRIENLESLKNKIETINPDIEVIIKVCDLTNTQSLYTLFNELRNYFIETWINNAGFGHYGSVSTQELTKIESMLHLNIEALTILSTLYVRKYHNHTNTQLINISSRGGYTIVPNAVTYCATKFYVSAFTEGLAQELIQTNAKLRAKVLAPAATQTEFGKKANNVSEYNYDKSFAKYHSADQMAEFLLALYDSDKTVGEVDTKDFSFQLKDSHFPYSGNPAENQK from the coding sequence ATGGAAATGGAAATGGATATCGAAACAAAAACAGAAATTATTAACACTGAAAAAAGATATACAGCCATCACTGGCGCTAGCTCAGGGATAGGTTACGCGACAGCAATAGCTTTTGCAAAAAGAAACAAAGACCTTATTATAATAGCAAGAAGAATTGAAAATTTAGAATCATTAAAAAACAAAATAGAAACAATCAACCCCGACATTGAAGTCATTATTAAAGTTTGTGATCTCACCAATACACAATCTCTCTACACATTATTTAATGAACTAAGAAATTACTTTATCGAAACGTGGATCAACAATGCTGGTTTTGGACATTATGGTAGTGTAAGTACACAAGAGTTAACTAAAATTGAGTCAATGCTCCACCTAAACATAGAAGCATTAACCATCCTATCAACCCTTTATGTACGTAAATACCATAATCACACCAACACACAACTGATTAACATCTCATCACGAGGTGGTTATACCATTGTACCTAACGCGGTAACCTATTGCGCCACCAAATTTTACGTCAGTGCCTTTACAGAAGGGCTTGCTCAAGAATTAATACAGACTAACGCAAAACTAAGAGCCAAAGTACTCGCCCCAGCAGCAACGCAAACTGAATTTGGCAAAAAAGCCAACAATGTCAGTGAATATAATTATGACAAAAGTTTTGCCAAATATCATTCTGCCGACCAAATGGCTGAATTCTTACTAGCGCTCTATGACAGTGATAAAACCGTTGGGGAAGTTGATACTAAAGATTTCTCATTCCAACTAAAAGACAGCCATTTTCCATATTCAGGCAACCCAGCAGAAAATCAAAAATAA